A genomic segment from Tissierella sp. encodes:
- a CDS encoding ABC-2 family transporter protein, with the protein MKAFISIIKIRFNLLLQYRTAAYAGMVTQFFFGMVMVMVLHGFYSSSSTSLMPISYSSAITYIWLGQGMLAMLPWNGDAEVQNLIRTGNVSYELIRPMNLYNYWFARAFALRTAPTLLKSIPLFLVALLLPREYGMSLPPNILAFLGWIITSFGALLISCTITNIINMTTLYSLSGDGIQRLLSTIVTLCSGMIVPLPLFPDNLRSILNLLPFGGLVDIPARFFTGEIPFNQLIEYFIFQCVWAILLYILGQWILNRKIKDLIVQGG; encoded by the coding sequence ATGAAGGCCTTCATATCCATTATAAAAATCAGATTTAATTTATTATTACAATATAGAACAGCGGCCTATGCAGGTATGGTAACACAATTTTTCTTTGGAATGGTTATGGTTATGGTGCTCCATGGATTTTATAGTTCAAGTTCCACCAGCCTTATGCCAATTAGTTACAGCTCTGCAATTACTTACATTTGGCTAGGTCAAGGAATGCTTGCTATGCTACCTTGGAATGGAGATGCTGAAGTCCAAAATCTAATTAGAACGGGAAATGTCAGTTATGAACTCATTAGACCAATGAATCTATATAATTATTGGTTTGCTAGAGCTTTTGCTTTAAGAACAGCCCCAACCTTACTTAAGTCTATACCCCTATTTCTTGTAGCATTATTATTGCCAAGAGAATATGGTATGAGCCTTCCACCTAATATATTAGCTTTCCTAGGCTGGATTATAACTAGCTTTGGAGCCCTTTTGATTTCTTGCACCATAACTAATATAATCAATATGACAACCTTATATTCTTTATCAGGAGATGGAATACAGAGGCTATTATCAACCATAGTTACCCTATGTTCGGGTATGATAGTACCCTTGCCATTGTTTCCTGATAATCTGAGAAGTATATTAAACTTATTACCCTTTGGTGGATTAGTAGATATTCCAGCTAGGTTTTTCACAGGGGAGATTCCATTCAATCAATTAATAGAGTATTTCATATTTCAATGTGTTTGGGCAATTTTACTCTATATCTTGGGTCAATGGATTTTAAATAGAAAAATAAAAGATTTAATAGTACAAGGAGGCTAA